The DNA sequence CGCCAATAACCAAGAAGCTGTCAGTCCGTCGATTGCCTTATAATCCATATTACCAGCTCAAAACCCCCATGATGCGGCCATGAGGCAAATGATAGCAACGTCCTCTTGATGAACAGATAAAAATGCGAGAGATGGAattggaaaataaaaaaaaattaaaaatgATTGAAcgcggagaagaagacaggTTTCGAGAGGAATCTCGGTAAAGGCCCTGGGTTGAATTGTTTTGGCCCAGCCTTGGCCATCAATTGTCCCATGATTGATAAGATTCTCTCAAGATATTGCCACGGACAATACCTGCATCAGTGGCTGCCACATAGCAATCTTCGCCCTCAAACCAGGTCTGCAGCTCAGTAGTGTCAACCTTTTTATATACCCGAACGGTTGACTGAGATGGAACCCCACATGCGTCTCTGACTATTCTGCGCTTGGTAGTCTCCGTGGTGGTGAACTGCTTCCTTGACCCTGGCCCCTCAATCTCGAGCGAGAATTTATATTCAGTAAAGCCTGCGTTGGCATTGATAGCATCGAAGGCTTCCTCTCCGGATTCGAATCTGAACTGTTCCTCCGTCGCTGCCTCGCGGGTAACCACGGCGTTGCTGCTACTGTTCATCTTGCCAAACTGCAGCACCGACTCATAGCTGAGAGATTTCAGGTTGGCCATCTCCATGAAGCTCTCCATTCTGGCAGGTGTCCTGAATTGGTCAACCTATTCATCTGTTGGGTCATTCATGCGGTATTTCTGGCATTCGCAGTTGCTTCTTCGCACACCTGAGTCACGAATGACTCGACCTAGGTTTTGGTATGAAGGAGGAGGGGTACGATTGCCCGAGCGCGGAGGAGGCTGAAGACCGTCATCTGATGAAGACAGAGCGAATCGGACGTGGCGATTGTTTGACATTTGGGGGAATGGAATATAAAGAACCTTGAGCTCTATTATCTTTGAGAAACAAGTTGCTTGACGGATGGTATGAGTCTGGAGATGCAAGGCTGTGTGCAGAAGACGTGTTGCTCTATATACCCGAGCATGGCTCTCTACCGGCAGccatgtttttttccccaaagGCCCTTGTGATTCAAACGGCCTTTGTCCAAAGATTACCGCTGTGCTAATACATCTGCAGCATGTTGCATATACGAGGCCGGATGTTTTGTGACGCGATGGAGAAAACCAATCACGGGATACTGTTGCGCATACGTACGACATCGAGAGCCCCGAACACGTCGCTCAACGCCCTTGTAGCACAATGCCCGAAGACGATTAGTTCGTGGTTTTACACATACGTGGAACATGGGGAATTGGTGTTATCACTTACACCTCTGATAAGCAGCCATCGAGGGGGTCTTTTCGTCCCACGTTACGCGCAGAGCAGCATAAATAGATAAGGCGTGCTACCATGAGGCCAGCCTTTGACTGGCTGCCCCTGTTTCCACGTTGGACCCAAGACACGTGTACGAACTCTTCTGGGTCCTGGAAGGCATTGTAACATGAATAATATATGCAGCAGGGCGGGGTTGGGCACAACGCATAGTCGATGCTCTCGGGTCGAGTCGCAATCCGCCAGGCTGACGATTCAAGTGCTTGGTTCAAACCAGGCCGAGGTATCACTGGCCAGTGAGATGTCTCATCACATCGGACGAACGCAGACACCTGTACCTGGCGAAATGCAGCCGGCTTGTGAGCGCATTTGCTGCGGCCAGGAGATCTGGCAAACACTTGGCCGCAACATATGgctccatgtccatgtatCTGGCCTTAAGCACTGCAGTGATGCTGCGGTTTGTAAGATTCAACAAGTGGCCATCATTGAGTGCGGTTTGCCAGTAGAGTACTTAGAGGACCTGCTAACTGGACCAGACTTTAATGAATATAGGGATAGACTGCTGATCAAATGCTAGATGAAAAGTAAGATGCTCAGCCCACTTGATTCGTACTCGGCCTACCGTATGAAGCGAGAAAAATAACATGTGCATCTCTCACGGCACTCAATAGGCCAAGACTCCCAGCATCCTTGGTCAAACCCCTAAGAATGCCAAATAAACTCGTAATAGGCCGTCTAGAGGTGAGATGAAGCCAAGTCTGGGACAGCTCGGCTGGCTCGAGTCCTTTTGCCGCCGGGCCTctgtcgtcgccgtctaTTCAGGTTCAGGGGCTAGAGCCATGTAGCGTCATAGACATCCAACAAAGCAATATATACCGCCAATGCAAGCAAAATTCAGGCTTCCTCCATGCTTGCACTCTCGTTCGTCTGAAGTAACGGCGTGTTTGAAGCTCAGCAAAGCACCAGGGCCCAGCAATTCCGGACCACGATTCTTCCTAGGCCGGCCTCTGCCCCGTAGGCACGTCCCCTGTAGGCACGTCCCCTGTAGGCACCACAGCACAGCTCTCCCCATTCCGAGGCCCTGAAGCTCTTCTACCCAGCTTCATCATAATTGCCTTCAAGtattccatctccatgtctTCCGCCGAGAGCTTCCATGCTCCGCCTCCTGGCGCTACAATCCACCAGCTCAAGATCAAGACCATATTCGATGCTCTCAGCGAGCGCGACAAGCTCTATGCCCACTACCTTGCACGCGCAGCATGGCATGGAAGCAGAATCGTTATGCGGCAGGTGTCGCCAGAAAGCCCCGACATCTTCGACTTCATCATGCATCTCTACCATGCTTGTGATGGGAAATGAGACACCTTGGTAGCGCAATGGGACACCTTGGTAGCGCAATGCAATGTCACTCCCGAAGAGCTGGCTTCATTTCTCGAATATGCTGCCATGTTCCTTTGCAACTTGGGCAACTTCAATGTGAGCCAAGAGCGCAGTCTGCCGTCTTGTGCGtcttctgctgccgctgacCACAAGTTAGGGAGAGGGCGACCAGAAATTCGTCCCTGATGTATCAGCAGAAGCTCTCAGGAAGCTTGCTAGCATTTCCCCAAAGACGGAAGCCGGGTTAGACAAGATGATCGACCCTCTTCTAGCAGTTCCACCGTTCAGCCTGGGATACCCTGGTGAAAATACGCAGTCGGGCTACTACCCTACCGAGGAGCCCATCACCAGGGATGACATCGCCAAGGTCTCGGACGTGATGAACAAAAGGTCAATCGGCCCGGAGAATACCCGCGTTCGAAAAGTGCTCAAGGATGGCAAGCCTGTGTTGCAGCTGTTGCAAGCTTCTGCAGAAACTGATGTGCTCGAGAGTGGTGACAACGAACTCGCAGATGGTATCTTGCTTGTCCGAGGAGACCACTCGGAGGAACTGGCCAAGATCTGCTCTGATTTGGAAATGGCGAAGCAGTATGCAGGCAACGATAAACAGACTGCGTTTTTGACACATTACATCGAATGCTTTCGTACTGGCAGTTTAGAAGCCTTCCAGGAGTCGCAAAAGACCTGGGTGACGGATGTATCGGCCACAGTCGAAAACATACTTGGCTTCATCGAGCCTTACCGCGACCCCGCTGGAATCCGTTCTGAGTGGGAGGCCATGATAGGCattgccgatgccgatgaaATCAAGAAGTTGAAAACCTTTGTCGACAGCTCAGCTACATTCATTCGACAGCTCCCATGGGCGGTCGAGGGAGTGAATGATGGCAAAGGGCCATATGAGAAGAGTCTATTTGAGGCTCCAGACTTTACTAGTGTCCACGGTTAGTCACCTaattgtcttcttctgccttcACCAAAAGAAAGGGAGATTAATCACTTGTCCTAGCACTGGCTGTGTGcggcagcatcgtcttcgaaGCCGCCAATCTCCCAAATgtgggggttttttttttcttaaccCATCTAATCTTGTTTGCCATTAATAAACTAATGTCGATAGTACGAATACATCCGAGAAACCCACGGCTTCAAGAACATTGTCCTCGCAAATCGTCTCAGCGTCAACAATAACCCTGACCTTCCCTGCTATTGGGTTGACTCTTCCGAGCTCAAGTTTTTCCAAAGTACCACGCACATTGTGAGATTTCTCACCACTGCCATTCATGAATTGATTAGTCACGGCACAGGCAAGCTCCTCAGCGAGACTTCTCCAGGAACCTACAACTTTGACAAGCAGAATCCTCCAATCAGCCCCCTCAGCGGGGAAGCCATAACTTCACACTATCGACCCGGCCAGACGTGGACAAGTGTGTTTGGGAAGCTGGCAGGAACAGTGGAGGAATGTCGTGCAATCTTGATGTCGGAATATTTCATGGATAACAAGCATCTGCTGAGCATTTTTGGCTACAccgatagcagcagcatcacaGCTCAAGACCGTACGTCGCAAAAATCCAAATTACTGTATAATACGACACTAATTCTCCATCAAATGTAGTTCTCTACGCCACATATCTCAATATTGGCGTCGATGGCCTGCAAGCACTCGAGCATTACAACTTCCAAGACCAAGCCTGGGGCCAAGTCCACCACCAGGCTCACTTCTCCATTCTTAAACACCTCCTACAAGACGGCGACGGAGTCATCTCCATCGCGCACCATCCTACGCAGCAATCTCTCACAGTAAAAGTTGACCGATCCAAAATCCTTTCCCACGGTAAACAATCTCTGGGCTCGTATCTCTGCAAGCTACACATCTGGCGCTGCACCGCCGATGTGTCCGCATGCAAAAACTTCTATGAGCCGTTGTGTGCAGTTGATGGTGTGTATGAAGAATGGCGGAAGATTGTCGTGTCGAAACCGAAGATGAAGTGGAAGTTTGTGCAGCCAAATACTTTCCTCACGGGTGGAAATGTCCAAGTCAAGGTTTACAAGGAAACTAACGAGGGCCTTATCCAGTCGTGGGCTGAGAGGGACATTTGAAAATGGAAAATCGCTAGGCATAGTATGTTCTAGTGCCCATTATACGACTTGTCAGCCCAGCATGCTTGTGGTTCCTGTAATTAGGCATTCGGCTTCGCTACCTGGTTTACTTGATGGCACTACATAGCACTACATAGCATTCAGATCGGACCCTTTCAGGCAAATACCCGCACTGATAGCCACACCGCACGCAGTGTACCGAGGAGGCATATTCGTATTTTCGTCCTCTCTTGCTTTCTGATCTAGGGTTCCTCATCAATTCCCTACCGCCAAAAAATCGGCACCCATCTATCATAGGTGTCTTCGTTCCCAAATTGCGTCGCACTTTTATCCCTCCTGAGCAAATATATTTCGGCCTCGTCTCTCAAATcttgtgcttcttcctcacTGTCATCTTTCTCGTCCTCATTTGTAGACGAGTTCTGGACTAGAGCCTCGGAGAGTTTGAACAGGCCGCGCGCGTGCTCAACGGGCATGGTGTCGGCATGGAATTTTGTGATCTCGAGGGCGTCACGGAGATGTTTACTAAACAGTGAATATTGTTAAAATACGAGTTTAGAGAAATAGAAAGCATAAGGTTGAAATGTAGAAGACCGataggaaaaagagaagaggggggggaagatAAACATACATGGCAGCCTCCACCTTGCCCTGATCTAGGCAAACCACGCCCGTCTTGTAAATGCATCCTGCATTGAACGGGTGAGAGCGCGTCTGATCACCTTTGAACCACATATTCTGCGCTTCCATGAAACTTGCCTCGGCAGATTCTGGCCTGTTCCTACGTCGTTCAAGGATACCTTGGACAAAGTATGTGCTGCGAGAGACGTTAGTCGTATTGTATGAAAGGACGAGAGACTGTACGTACTAAGCCAGCATTGCCCAGTTTAGAGGTTTCTCCTGCTTAAACTCTCTGATTGAAACGTCGAGCAAGGACTTCGCCTCATCGTACCTCTCCAGATACACAAGACACCTCGCGGTATTCTTCTTTGTGACCGTGGGCCAGTCCCCTTCCCTGCCTTCCTTTACATTCCACGCGGTCCAGGTAACGCGCGACTTTTCAAACCACATGAGCGCTGTTTCATGCTGGTTGGCAGTGTTGTAGTTGTATCCGAGGTTCTGCTCGAAACCGCCGAGGAGGCCGCCCTTGCGAGGCTCTTCTTCTAGGCGCATCTTGTAGCCCTTG is a window from the Trichoderma atroviride chromosome 5, complete sequence genome containing:
- a CDS encoding uncharacterized protein (MEROPS:MER0004247); this encodes MFLCNLGNFNGEGDQKFVPDVSAEALRKLASISPKTEAGLDKMIDPLLAVPPFSLGYPGENTQSGYYPTEEPITRDDIAKVSDVMNKRSIGPENTRVRKVLKDGKPVLQLLQASAETDVLESGDNELADGILLVRGDHSEELAKICSDLEMAKQYAGNDKQTAFLTHYIECFRTGSLEAFQESQKTWVTDVSATVENILGFIEPYRDPAGIRSEWEAMIGIADADEIKKLKTFVDSSATFIRQLPWAVEGVNDGKGPYEKSLFEAPDFTSVHALAVCGSIVFEAANLPNVGYEYIRETHGFKNIVLANRLSVNNNPDLPCYWVDSSELKFFQSTTHIVRFLTTAIHELISHGTGKLLSETSPGTYNFDKQNPPISPLSGEAITSHYRPGQTWTSVFGKLAGTVEECRAILMSEYFMDNKHLLSIFGYTDSSSITAQDLLYATYLNIGVDGLQALEHYNFQDQAWGQVHHQAHFSILKHLLQDGDGVISIAHHPTQQSLTVKVDRSKILSHGKQSLGSYLCKLHIWRCTADVSACKNFYEPLCAVDGVYEEWRKIVVSKPKMKWKFVQPNTFLTGGNVQVKVYKETNEGLIQSWAERDI
- a CDS encoding uncharacterized protein (EggNog:ENOG41); this translates as MYESIGKVEEAIELNTKGYKMRLEEEPRKGGLLGGFEQNLGYNYNTANQHETALMWFEKSRVTWTAWNVKEGREGDWPTVTKKNTARCLVYLERYDEAKSLLDVSIREFKQEKPLNWAMLAYTYFVQGILERRRNRPESAEASFMEAQNMWFKGDQTRSHPFNAGCIYKTGVVCLDQGKVEAAIKHLRDALEITKFHADTMPVEHARGLFKLSEALVQNSSTNEDEKDDSEEEAQDLRDEAEIYLLRRDKSATQFGNEDTYDRWVPIFWR